Proteins co-encoded in one Stenotrophomonas maltophilia genomic window:
- a CDS encoding DUF808 domain-containing protein — protein sequence MAGASLFALLDDIASLLDDVSVLTKVAAKKTAGVLGDDLALNAQQVTGVNANRELPVVWAVAKGSLVNKVILVPAALAISALEAWLHGRGWNVPLIVPLMMIGGAFLCFEGVEKLAHRFLHSSDHDAQRQAERRKALADAEVDMVAWEKDKVKGAIRTDFILSAEIIVLTLGVVATAPFTNQVVTLAVVALAMTVFVYGLVAGIVKLDDVGLYLSRKGGAIAAFGRGLVASAPWLMKFLSVAGTIAMFLVGGGILVHNVPALHHAVQAMGGEGSWGWLISAAANMVVGIVAGAIVLAAVTGFQKLRGK from the coding sequence ATGGCCGGTGCCAGCCTGTTTGCCCTGCTCGACGATATCGCTTCCCTGCTCGACGATGTCTCGGTGCTGACCAAGGTCGCTGCCAAGAAGACTGCGGGCGTGCTCGGCGACGACCTGGCGCTGAACGCGCAGCAGGTGACCGGCGTCAACGCCAATCGCGAGCTGCCGGTGGTATGGGCGGTGGCCAAGGGCTCGCTGGTGAACAAGGTGATCCTGGTACCGGCGGCGCTGGCGATCAGCGCGCTGGAGGCGTGGCTGCATGGCCGCGGCTGGAACGTGCCGCTGATCGTGCCGCTGATGATGATCGGCGGCGCGTTCCTGTGCTTCGAGGGCGTGGAGAAGCTGGCGCACCGCTTCCTGCATTCCTCCGACCACGATGCCCAGCGCCAGGCCGAGCGCCGCAAGGCGTTGGCGGATGCCGAGGTGGACATGGTGGCGTGGGAGAAGGACAAGGTGAAGGGCGCGATCCGCACCGACTTCATTCTTTCGGCCGAGATCATCGTGCTCACCCTGGGCGTGGTCGCCACTGCGCCGTTCACCAATCAAGTGGTCACGCTGGCGGTGGTCGCGCTGGCGATGACAGTGTTCGTGTATGGGCTGGTGGCGGGCATCGTCAAGCTCGACGACGTCGGCCTGTACCTGTCGCGCAAGGGCGGTGCCATCGCCGCGTTCGGTCGTGGCCTGGTTGCCTCGGCGCCGTGGTTGATGAAGTTCCTGTCGGTGGCCGGCACCATCGCCATGTTCCTGGTCGGCGGCGGCATCCTGGTGCACAACGTGCCGGCGCTGCACCACGCGGTGCAGGCGATGGGCGGCGAAGGGTCGTGGGGTTGGCTGATCAGTGCCGCGGCCAACATGGTGGTAGGCATCGTCGCCGGTGCCATCGTGCTGGCGGCGGTGACCGGGTTCCAGAAGCTGCGCGGGAAGTAA
- a CDS encoding GGDEF domain-containing protein, translating to MTDQPDPRPAPGTALGPPARVRAVADDGRGDRVVLQGGGGVALQQLFAGADAPEPLLAAFANGMATLPGELGDMGDRLQSAQASADWPRYGRAMRQLIDKYIRTIEQHSPDGQPESLRLSEQLRLLLGGAVVALLQHDPDLREQAQALATRLRQWQPGTALEPIEQGVRELGHQVGVRAESWQEQQALLLELFALLLENVSELLDDRSWLQGQIAAVRQLLDGPLEAEAVERTRAELREVIYKQGLLRQGIDDSKAAMRGLMGEFIERMDGMATSTGEYHDRIGSYALQLREARSIADLNQLLQEVMRDTGKVQQQAAQARDHLANARQEVERAEQRIVELEKELRAAGDLARIDPLTQALNRRGLDELLQRELARAARNNSPLGVAVIDLDDFHQTNDAHGHAGGDALLQHLVSVCKLLLRATDGIARLGGDEFVLVLPETQGADSMATVQRLQRSLAHRVLTVQDRRVPVHFSAGLAQWQPGDDADALLRRADDALYAAKRQGKNRVQAG from the coding sequence ATGACGGACCAGCCCGACCCTCGCCCCGCACCCGGTACCGCCCTTGGGCCGCCGGCACGCGTGCGCGCGGTGGCCGACGATGGGCGGGGTGACCGCGTGGTACTGCAGGGCGGCGGTGGCGTGGCCCTGCAGCAGCTGTTCGCCGGCGCCGATGCGCCGGAGCCGCTGCTGGCCGCGTTCGCCAATGGCATGGCCACCCTGCCCGGCGAACTGGGTGACATGGGCGACCGCCTGCAATCGGCACAGGCCAGCGCCGATTGGCCGCGCTATGGGCGCGCGATGCGGCAGCTCATCGACAAGTACATCCGCACCATCGAGCAGCATTCGCCGGACGGCCAACCGGAAAGCCTGCGCCTGTCCGAGCAGCTGCGGCTGCTGCTGGGCGGCGCGGTCGTCGCCCTGCTGCAGCACGACCCGGACCTGCGCGAGCAGGCGCAGGCGCTGGCCACGCGCCTGCGCCAGTGGCAACCGGGCACGGCGCTGGAACCGATCGAACAGGGCGTACGCGAGCTCGGCCACCAGGTGGGTGTGCGCGCCGAGAGCTGGCAGGAGCAGCAGGCGCTGCTGCTGGAGCTGTTCGCGTTGCTGCTGGAGAACGTGAGCGAGCTGCTGGATGACCGCAGCTGGCTGCAGGGCCAGATCGCGGCGGTACGCCAGTTGCTGGATGGTCCGCTGGAAGCCGAAGCGGTCGAACGCACCCGCGCCGAGCTGCGCGAAGTGATCTACAAGCAGGGCCTGCTGCGCCAGGGCATCGACGATTCGAAGGCGGCGATGCGCGGCTTGATGGGCGAGTTCATCGAGCGCATGGATGGCATGGCCACCAGCACCGGCGAGTATCACGACCGCATCGGCAGCTATGCGCTGCAGCTGCGCGAGGCACGCAGCATCGCCGATCTCAACCAGCTGCTGCAGGAGGTGATGCGCGATACCGGCAAGGTGCAGCAGCAGGCGGCGCAGGCCCGCGATCATCTGGCCAACGCACGGCAGGAAGTGGAGCGTGCCGAACAGCGCATTGTCGAACTGGAAAAGGAACTGCGCGCGGCCGGTGATCTGGCGCGCATCGATCCGTTGACCCAGGCGCTGAACCGCCGCGGCCTGGACGAACTGCTGCAGCGCGAGCTGGCGCGCGCCGCGCGCAACAACTCACCACTGGGCGTGGCGGTGATCGACCTGGATGATTTCCACCAGACCAACGACGCGCACGGGCATGCCGGCGGCGATGCGCTGCTGCAGCACCTGGTGAGCGTCTGCAAGCTGCTGCTGCGCGCCACCGATGGCATCGCGCGGCTGGGTGGCGACGAGTTCGTGCTGGTGCTGCCGGAAACCCAGGGGGCCGACAGCATGGCCACCGTACAGCGCCTGCAGCGCTCGCTGGCGCACCGCGTGCTGACCGTACAGGATCGGCGCGTGCCGGTGCACTTCAGTGCCGGCCTGGCGCAATGGCAGCCCGGCGACGATGCCGACGCGCTGCTGCGGCGTGCCGATGATGCGCTGTATGCGGCCAAGCGCCAGGGCAAGAACCGGGTGCAGGCGGGTTGA
- a CDS encoding NAD-dependent dehydratase, which yields MRVMLLGATGLVGGLTLPRLLEDPRCSAVVAPTRRPLGVTHGKLENPVLAFDALPTSPEWARVDAVICALGSTIAQAGSREAFHRIDHDYPLAFARLAQAQGASTYVLNSAAGANPQSSIFYSRVKGELERDLATLGFDSLTLVRPGLIGGERSEVRRGERLALKVLGVLGPVLPRACWINPATEIAKALIEAALAPQPGQHVVASSALVG from the coding sequence ATGCGCGTGATGTTGCTGGGGGCGACCGGCCTGGTCGGCGGGCTCACCCTTCCCAGGCTGCTGGAGGACCCGCGCTGCAGCGCCGTGGTGGCGCCCACCCGCCGCCCGTTGGGCGTAACCCACGGGAAGCTGGAGAACCCGGTGCTGGCCTTCGACGCGTTGCCCACCTCGCCCGAATGGGCGCGCGTAGACGCGGTCATCTGCGCGCTGGGCAGCACCATTGCCCAGGCCGGCAGCCGCGAGGCTTTCCACCGAATCGACCATGATTACCCGCTGGCGTTCGCACGGCTCGCACAGGCACAGGGGGCCAGTACCTATGTGCTGAATTCCGCGGCCGGCGCCAACCCGCAGTCGTCGATCTTCTACAGCCGGGTGAAGGGTGAGCTGGAGCGCGATCTGGCCACGCTGGGCTTTGATTCCCTGACCCTGGTTCGCCCGGGGCTGATCGGCGGCGAGCGCAGCGAGGTACGCCGTGGCGAGCGCCTCGCGTTGAAGGTGCTGGGCGTGCTGGGGCCGGTGCTGCCGCGTGCGTGTTGGATCAATCCGGCCACTGAAATCGCCAAGGCACTGATCGAGGCCGCGCTGGCACCGCAACCGGGTCAGCATGTGGTGGCATCGAGCGCGCTGGTCGGCTGA
- a CDS encoding helix-turn-helix transcriptional regulator, whose translation MSRALRLAQLQQLLRRHRRPVAGQVLADALGISLRTLYRDIETLRAQGADLRGEAGIGYQLAPSDTLPPMTLPPAEIDALVLGLRWVAARTEPALAEAARDALARIAHVLPAARREALRDSGLRVGPSRVAAKVPATRLQVVREAVSAQQRLQFGYQDAQGQRTERIVWPFALAYFDEVPMLAAWCEGREDFRHFRLDRIRQVRVLEDRYLVPRAALLRRWQKAQGIAPDWLDRS comes from the coding sequence ATGTCGCGTGCGTTGCGCCTGGCCCAGCTTCAACAGCTGTTGCGCCGCCATCGGCGGCCGGTGGCGGGGCAGGTGCTGGCTGATGCGCTGGGCATCAGCCTGCGCACGTTGTACCGCGACATCGAAACCCTGCGCGCGCAGGGCGCCGACCTGCGCGGTGAGGCCGGCATCGGTTACCAGCTGGCGCCGAGCGACACCCTGCCGCCGATGACCCTGCCCCCGGCCGAGATCGACGCGCTGGTGCTGGGCCTGCGCTGGGTCGCGGCCCGTACCGAGCCGGCGTTGGCCGAAGCCGCACGCGATGCGCTGGCGCGTATCGCGCATGTGCTGCCTGCGGCGCGCCGCGAAGCGCTGCGTGACAGTGGTCTGCGCGTGGGGCCTTCACGCGTCGCGGCCAAGGTGCCGGCAACGCGACTGCAGGTGGTGCGCGAAGCGGTAAGTGCACAGCAACGGCTGCAGTTCGGCTACCAGGACGCGCAGGGCCAGCGCACCGAGCGCATCGTCTGGCCGTTCGCGCTGGCCTATTTCGATGAAGTGCCGATGCTGGCCGCGTGGTGCGAGGGTCGCGAGGATTTTCGCCACTTCAGACTGGACCGCATCCGCCAGGTGCGCGTGCTGGAGGATCGTTACCTTGTGCCGCGCGCTGCCTTGCTGCGGCGCTGGCAGAAGGCGCAGGGCATCGCCCCGGACTGGCTGGACCGGTCGTAG
- a CDS encoding VOC family protein has protein sequence MFMPSTLLQYVRDVAASATFYRGILGTPPVEQSPGFALFLLGDGAALGLWQRDDVQPSVSAQAGAAELAMVVANPDAVQQMHDAWRALGVQILQAPVTLEFGHTFVGADPDGHRLRVYSRAEGMVARD, from the coding sequence ATGTTCATGCCCAGCACCCTGCTGCAATACGTGCGCGACGTTGCCGCCAGCGCCACCTTCTACAGAGGCATCCTCGGCACGCCACCGGTCGAGCAGTCGCCGGGCTTTGCCCTGTTCCTGCTTGGCGATGGCGCTGCCTTGGGCCTGTGGCAGCGTGACGACGTGCAACCGTCGGTGTCCGCACAGGCCGGCGCCGCCGAACTGGCGATGGTGGTGGCCAACCCTGATGCCGTGCAGCAGATGCACGACGCGTGGCGCGCCCTCGGTGTGCAGATCCTGCAGGCGCCGGTGACGCTGGAGTTTGGCCACACCTTCGTCGGTGCCGACCCGGATGGCCATCGCCTGCGTGTCTACAGCCGTGCCGAGGGAATGGTCGCCCGCGATTGA
- a CDS encoding dihydrolipoamide acetyltransferase family protein, whose product MSQTKNFNLPDLGEGLPDATIVEWFVKEGDVIKLDEPLVSMETAKAVVEVPSPFSGKVLKLSGGAGDIIPTGSVLASFELDPNLPQRADGQDTGHSHGHAAPATAPTPPPLPTAAAPVAAAEAKPVAAERDDAGTVVGAMQSSNAVHAEQALAVGGVKAVPAVRAMARKLGVDLSRVPATGTDGAVTMADVKQAAANGTAKLGAAPAPVAAAAYAAPAPAQVSAPVQSEARTPLSAAGKPMRTQPPGVVAKGQPEPLKGVRRNMARVMADAHSKVVPTTLNDDADIHAWLPGNDVTARLVRSIVVAAQKVPAMNAWFDGEALTRTLHAQVDIGIAVDTDDGLFVPALRNADMLDARGIREGVNRLREQVESRSIAASELSGYTISLSNFGMFAGRYATPVVVPPCVAIVGAGRARHQMTPVMGGVEAHKVIPLSVTFDHRAATGGEAARFLRAMMDDLALAS is encoded by the coding sequence ATGAGCCAGACCAAGAACTTCAACCTGCCCGACCTGGGCGAAGGCCTGCCGGACGCGACCATCGTCGAGTGGTTCGTCAAGGAAGGCGATGTGATCAAGCTGGACGAGCCGCTGGTCTCGATGGAGACCGCCAAGGCCGTCGTCGAAGTGCCCTCGCCGTTCTCCGGCAAGGTGCTGAAGCTGTCCGGCGGCGCCGGCGACATCATCCCGACCGGCTCGGTGCTGGCCAGCTTCGAACTGGACCCGAACCTGCCGCAGCGCGCTGATGGCCAGGACACCGGCCACAGCCACGGCCATGCCGCGCCGGCCACCGCACCGACTCCGCCGCCGCTGCCGACCGCTGCCGCCCCGGTGGCTGCCGCAGAAGCCAAGCCGGTTGCCGCCGAGCGTGATGACGCCGGCACCGTGGTTGGCGCGATGCAGAGCTCCAACGCCGTGCACGCCGAGCAGGCGCTGGCCGTCGGCGGCGTCAAGGCCGTGCCGGCCGTGCGTGCGATGGCGCGCAAGCTGGGCGTGGACCTGAGCCGCGTGCCTGCCACCGGCACCGATGGCGCGGTGACCATGGCCGACGTCAAGCAGGCCGCCGCCAACGGCACCGCCAAGCTCGGCGCTGCGCCAGCGCCGGTCGCTGCCGCCGCGTATGCCGCCCCGGCCCCGGCGCAGGTGTCTGCCCCGGTGCAGAGCGAAGCCCGCACCCCGCTGTCTGCCGCCGGCAAGCCGATGCGCACCCAGCCGCCGGGCGTGGTCGCCAAGGGCCAGCCGGAGCCGCTGAAGGGCGTGCGCCGCAATATGGCCCGCGTCATGGCCGATGCGCACAGCAAGGTCGTGCCGACCACGCTGAACGACGACGCCGACATCCATGCCTGGCTGCCGGGCAACGACGTCACCGCACGCCTGGTGCGTTCGATCGTGGTGGCCGCGCAGAAGGTGCCGGCGATGAACGCCTGGTTCGACGGTGAAGCGCTGACCCGCACCCTGCACGCCCAGGTGGACATCGGCATCGCCGTGGACACCGACGATGGCCTGTTCGTGCCCGCGCTGCGCAATGCCGACATGCTCGATGCGCGTGGCATCCGCGAGGGCGTGAACCGCCTGCGCGAGCAGGTCGAATCGCGTTCGATCGCTGCCTCGGAACTGAGCGGCTACACCATCTCGCTGTCCAACTTCGGCATGTTCGCCGGCCGCTACGCGACCCCGGTCGTGGTGCCGCCGTGCGTGGCCATCGTCGGTGCCGGCCGTGCCCGCCACCAGATGACCCCGGTGATGGGCGGCGTGGAAGCGCACAAGGTGATCCCGCTGTCGGTCACCTTCGACCACCGCGCGGCGACGGGCGGCGAGGCCGCACGCTTCCTGCGCGCGATGATGGACGACCTGGCGCTGGCCAGCTGA
- a CDS encoding SH3 domain-containing protein, with protein sequence MRARLLGAYRSQYPNPLRFRAGQIVEVGVRDEEWPAFAWVRTNDGRAGWAPIAWLQLLDEGRAEALCDYDARELDVESGEMVKLHHEHGGWWWSERANGATGWLPARELELLEENCK encoded by the coding sequence ATGCGGGCCCGCCTTCTGGGGGCTTACCGCAGCCAGTATCCCAACCCGCTCCGGTTCCGCGCCGGCCAGATCGTCGAAGTCGGTGTACGTGACGAGGAATGGCCGGCGTTTGCCTGGGTACGCACCAACGATGGGCGCGCTGGATGGGCGCCCATCGCCTGGCTGCAGCTGCTGGACGAGGGTCGCGCCGAAGCCCTGTGCGACTACGACGCCCGCGAGCTGGATGTGGAAAGTGGCGAGATGGTGAAGCTTCATCACGAACACGGTGGGTGGTGGTGGTCCGAGCGCGCCAATGGCGCGACGGGCTGGCTGCCGGCCCGCGAACTGGAACTGCTGGAAGAGAACTGCAAATGA